GATAGTTCTGAATGTGCCCAAATGAGGTGTTTACAAGGGTGGGAACCACACAAGCAATGTTCCCTCTGCACTTCTGATGTTACTCCCGCGCAGATGGAAAATACATCCGCGAAGATGGCGGTGTGTGGGAAAACCTAGAGATTTTCTTGATTCAGAGCTAAATGAATGCTCAGTATCTCGACTAGAGTCCATAtgaatgttcattttttccaGTTTTGGAGCTGAAGCTTTAAGTGAAACCTTGTGTGTAATGCACACAAAGGTGGGAATTCACATTATTTAGTCGTggaacaacacaaacacatactgcaTTTACCTGAGGCACGAGTGCTATTGGTGAATGCGGAAATGTGGCTGTGCGCTTGAACGGTTAAATGTTCTTCATGGTCAATTCCCGTCCCGCAATTGCTTAACATAAATATTTGCTTGTGTCTTACTGAATGCAAACAGGTGCAACACACCAGTTGTCATAATATTGGATCTGTGCATTAGGCTTTGCAGTGCAAACACACTAGTGCAGGCTAATAGATCTACCACTATCTATTaagttgttaatattaatcaaacaacaatattgaaaAGAAAGCCACTGACTgccctttatttatttgttattattagccTACTGTGTTCTTAGATTACTTAATACTTATGCTCCTtttattattatgactatttACCTGAATAATTAAAAAACGCGTAGCAGTGTTTACTTAAGAAACACTAAGGCAGAATGCCATTGTTTTTAtgtaatgtttatatttacattaatatttacattttttaaacaaagtagTGCGTTCAATAGCATAATATTCATTTTTACCATTGaatttaaatgtcaagaattgtgaaatttcactggtattggtaccaacaaaaattttatatacacagtacagtgtttcccctaggattttattcagcagcggtgctgttgtgcgcaAGCCCGCAGCGCCAGACCTCTATTAACACGTGTTGGTTGAATAATAGCTTGAAATAGGGGTGttaaactcaatttcagcctgggccacatcagggtttatttgtgccctcaaatggcccattgaaaatgtggcaccagcacctgctttggtagtaGCCATGCAgttaccaataatattgcatgttatgtgcattgaaatgcacatttgacagtaccgCGTTGATTTTGAAGTTGGgtgcagatgaaaattattatattaataacagtaacatctgtggaaaaaaataaacacctaAGTTGAGTCTTTACatattcctttcatcaggctcctactgattaaactacagtcatctcttggaatttctgaaggcaaataaAACAACTTTTCCTACAGTCAGAGAGAATTAcaagagaacagattttacacagatggaaaactgatagcttggtccataattataaAAATGCACCATAGTGCTTCCATAGTATCcgtagttttaacaatgatatttgtaatagttcatggtaaccaggtaaaaccatgcatggctcctcattgattagtaaccatggtttctatataaagaactatggcatttttgtaatgaaataacagcaatctaaatatattttgaaactttttctgccacaactaccatagttAATATAGTATAGTTAGTGTTACCTCCTgtaaatccatggtacatttttgtgagCATTGTGATCTGTGAATTGAAATGCCTTCTAatttgttttctcctgttttctttgtcagtgccatttataatgtgggggctgtttgttttaaactagtttcatcactgagacataagagttttgcaaccGACAATTCTGTACCTTATTCAAACGGGTTTCACAATCCCCGTCAcacatctcactggttcacaagcgcatttaaaatagtctgttgtttggttgagaccagtccgcgaattaccgcacctgctctgccctcgtgctgctTTTTTCATAATTGAGCCGTGTTGATAACTGATTTGTGTAGTGCTGTTTCATTCCATTTTTGAAGCAAGCAAAATGCacccaaaacatacagatgacaggggaaggtTCATTTTTATTCACagaaagcgctaactgattgtACAGTGAAATGTTgcaatcccctgccatcctacggtTCAGAAATTAGCTCACAGGCCACTTGAAATTAAGCAAGTTTGACACGTGTGTTATgcggtgacgtcactgtgagtatgtgcgtgtatttgtgtttgtgtgtgcgcgcgcggtGGGGTCTCTTTTACAGTGTACAAAGCGCACAGCTTactggggctggcaagcgttatgttgcatcaaaaatattaaatgaactatgtgaaatcccaacagcgGCGCTCATAATTCAGCATGAGGAAACACTgtagtatactgtgtgtgtgtgtgtgtgtgtgtgtatgtatgtatgtatgtatgtatgtatatatatatatatatatatagttatactgtatatgctcaaGTGCCCAAAGGTTCTGGCCAACAGAAATAGGATTTgctcagcaaaaacaaaagttaTAGGGAACATTGACAAAGAGCCCTGACAAAATTTGAACACAGCCCAGGAATGTTACATAATGCTAATGTACCTCTCTTTGGATCTACAGACAAAGCCAAAGCTGTGTGTTCCTGTAGAAAAACCTGCTGTGGAAGAACCACCACCTCAAAAGCATACAGTTCAAGGTAATTGGCTCATTTCATTTTAATCTTCATGCTGTCCTATTTTCAAGCTGCACGGAGAGTTGTTGTGATCTGATGTTGTACCTTGTCCTATTCATTCACAGAGGTAACAAAGGTTAGGAGAAATCTCTTCAACCAGGTAACCATATCTCCGTCAAAGAAGTCAAAAATGCCCAGAAGCCAGTCTGTTTCCGCGGTAGAAGGACTCAGGAAACGCAAGCGTTCACATGTGGAGGATGATGGTaaattttttttcagagaaagatATTGATTAATGAAATGGCACTGTGTGtatgaacttttatttttaaatcttttagtTTCAGAACAACACACTCTTCTGACAAAGAAAGTAACTGAGACACCACTTCATAAGCAAGTGTCCAATCGCTTACTTCACAGGCAAAGGACTGGCAGGTGAGTAAAGGACCATGATTTTTAAATTGTTACTGGTTTTGTCATTTATTAGTACTCTGCTTCAGGAAGATATTATAGTAGTATTAGACTATtagaaaacatttgtaaaatgttCAAGAAGCATGAACTGAATCTTCCGTTGTTTCCATTGCCCTCCAGGAGATCTGGAGAATCTGATGTGTGCATTATTGAGGAGTCTCCTGTCAAACCAGTTGCTGGTTAGTGTGCAGGGTTTTTCCAAATCTCCAACATAGAATGATCACTTATGCATAGAAGTTGCTCTAATAAATCATTCCCTCTTAGACTTGAGGAGAAGCCCAAGAATTAAAAGCCTTACCAGGAGACATTCCAGTGTCTTCTATTCAAGCTCACAGCCACGTTCCCGAAACCTGGATCGTGCCCTGTCCTCCTCTCAGCTCTGCCACTCTGAGGGTAAAGGTAAGCTGGGACTAGTCCAAGTGTTTCAGTGATACAATAAAATGGAAATGATGTTGTTCAGTGGGGCCAACCTCAATGTTTTAGTTGGCTATAGGCTAAAAGTTTCCCTTACTACCTCTACTATACTGCcctgtagtggtcgaccgatatatcgccgaggccgatattctgacttttttaattatcggcagaTAAATTTTCCCGgttggctgatttgtttcttgtTTCCTGCTTGcgtgtgaagcgactgagacatgtaaatgaccagtcacagtttgttttcttgttatgtgccatcgtgttactacaataattgaCTAATGTGCAacggtctcatttaaacggtccacatatcaggCAGACgcttttgagctcataatgttaaagtgctcgcctacttcattctccctctctctcctcaacggTTCCCTGTAATTTTTTTagctgtcttgtctaatgattaaAAAGGCAAatgtcaataaaactaatatcatatactgtctgcaaatatgcacatatcctGTTTAAGTAGATGTAATAACCCAAACTCATACAACTTCAGcggatccagcatcctgtggagtgctcatttatttaactctaaagcatgtattctaacagtctctcctctaCAGTTCCCTGTTACCTTTaactttctaatgataaaaggcaaatatcaataaaacttctattatattgcaaatatgcagatatctcatttaaacagatgtacagttcaagtcagaggtttacatacacttaggttgaaactAATTTTTTAAGCACTTCAcacatttcatattagcaaactatagttttggcaagtcatttaggacatctactttgtgtatgacatgagtaatttttccaacagttgtttacagacagattgtttcacttttaattgactaaatcacaattccagtgagtcagaagtttacaaacactaagttaactgtgcctttaagcagcttggaaaattccagaaaattatgacaagcctttagacaattagcttctgataggaggtgtactgaattgaaggtgtgcctgtggatgtattttaaggcctaccactgagtttcagtgcctctttgcttgacatcatggctgatatcttttgattttcccaagaCCAAAaaattttggacctccacaagactggttcatccttgaaatgaaatttccaaatgcctgaaggtaccacgttcatctgtacaaacagtagtacccaagtataaacaccatgggaccacgcagccatcatactgctttaggagatgcattctgtctcctagagattaaagtagtttggtgcgaaaagtgcaaatcaatcccagaacaacagcaaaggaccttgtgaagatgctggaggaaacaggtagacaagtatctatatccacagtaaaaaaaaaaaaaatcctatatcaacataatctgaaaagctgctcagcaaggaaaaagccactgctccaaactactattaaaaaaaataaataaataaaaaaaagccagactacagtttgcaagtgcacatggggtcaaagatcttacttttggagaaatgtcttctggtctaatgaaacaaaaatttaaccgtttggccataatgaccatcgttatgtttggaggaaaaagggtgaggcttgcaagctgaagatcaccatcccaactgtgaagcatgggggtgacagcatcttgttgtgggggtgctttgctgcaagagggactggtgcacttcacaaaatagatggcatcatgaggaaggaaaattatgtgaacatattgaagcaacatcaccagacatcagccaggaagttaaagcttggtcgcaaatgggtcttccaaatggacaatgaccccaagcatacctccaaaattgtggcaaaatggcttaaggacaacaaagtcaaggtattggagtggccatcacaaagccccgaCCACAATctgatagacaatttgtgggcagaactgaaaaagcatgtgggaGCAAGGAGAcctgcaaacctgactcagttacaccagttctgtaaagaggaatgggccaaaattccagcaacttattgtgagaagcttgtggaaggctacccaaaacatttgacccaagctaaacaatataaaggcaatgctgccaaatactaccaaagtgtatgcaaacttctgacccactgggaatgtgatgaaagaaataaaagctgaaataaataattctctctactttattctgacatttcacattcttaaaataaagtagtgatcctaactgacctaagacaggtaatgttttctacgattaaatgtcaggaattgtgaaaaactgaatttcagTGTATTTGGCTaagctgtatgtaaacttctgacttcaactgtaattcaCGAAAACTctgcgttttcttcccgtcaagCGCTCctataatatcttcctctgaagtgcgtattccatcagccagaatcaaaaacttcaggatcaaaagttcctctaatTCACATCATGACGGTCACTCTGTGTTACTcaaagcaggcgatccaggccatataaactgtcaggagattgctgctgctcgcgctggatctgcacgagcatgtgagtgcaacttcaaggctgcgtccgaaaccaggaaaatgctgcctcaggaggctgtatatggaggtaggatgaaaataaggtgcttttcaaactgttcggagaccagtttctttAAGAGTTCCGCTCATtcaacagctgtcagttaagctattaactgattaggcatcAAGGTAGCAAGTCTGCTGCCTACGTTTTTGAATGCAGCCCAAAGTAAACAcgcttcacatgtgctataagtaaatgtcctATTAAATATGCTCTgtttgtacaattggtttgattcggtattttttgagtaaatgtgattgctaatgtggacatggcatccatggttgctggactactgtgtgtactgttatttccttctttctaatatattaacaatttcttcatgagggtaaacgctggctaccacccctggagttcgctagttcgaaacccagggcgtgctgagtgactccagccaggcttcctaagcaaccaaattggcccggttgctaggaagggtagagtcacatggggtaacctcctcgtggtcgctataatgtggttcgttctaggtggggtgcgtggtgagttgagcgtagatggcgtgaagcctccacacgcgctatgtctccgtggcaacgcgcttaacaagtcacgtgattagatgcgcgggttgacggtctcggacgcgaaggcaactgggattcgtcctctgccacccggattgaggcgaatcactacgcgaccacgaggacttaaaagcacattgggagttGTTAaaccaaattagggagaaaaggggaaaaatccccccaaaaaatttcttcatgtgccaataaattactaaaatttgatgactaaacaaaaatctgaaaaaactgctatctaccatttaaacaAAATATTGTGTGATTATATCGCCATTGTATGGGACTATcgaccaccctgctctctggatatccgcatcggccattaaaaaaaaaacatatcggtccACCACTAATGCCCTGGCATTAGGCTCTACTATACTAGTATATTTCCACATGTGCAGTTTCAAATGCAAAAGACAGTTATACTTTTATGTGTGCTTTGAATGTTTTGAACTAGCCTTGTCTTCATTTTTGTAGGTGGATTCAATGTTAGTTCTGTTAGGTCTCCAGTTCGGCTTCTTTTTGGTGCCACCCAGTCCCCTGGTCGCCTACGGCACCCTACAGCATCCTCCTCAGGAGATCAAGGCAGCAAAGATTTGTCGCTTACATCTGCAGTTTTTGAGGTACAACACTGGTGCACTGTTAATTAAAAAGAACATGGAATGCTTTTAAACGAGTCAAATATTAAACTTGATAAGAcccaacctttttttttatttaatttaattttatttttttatagagtcCCAATAAAACACCACAGAAGTTGCATTCTGATGCATTTGGATCTGCAGTTGGGTGTAGAACCCCTCGTTCCCCAAGAACTCCAGGCCGGACAGCTGGAGAGAATGGGATGACCCTACGAGGGAGTCCATTTCGCTCACCAGCTGCTAAGAACCTTGTGGTAGAGACTCCCAAGAAAAGCCCACTTAAGGGGATACTTAAGACACCAATGAAAAACCTACTGGATTGTGCTTCTCCAAATGGTGCTTGGCTGCGGAGCCCAAACATAAAAACACCAAAGAAGAGTGTCACATGGTCTCCCTCTCCACGAAAACGTGTGTCAAACAATCCAATCAATTTGCCAGAGTCTCCTCTGTTTGCAAGAAGATATTCACCAAGGCTGATGAAACCCAGCAAGAGTTGCAACCCAGATGAAAGgacaaatgttttcaaaacacCCGACAAGATGTCCCAGAGGAAAAGCAGTGCGTCTCCTGAAACATTGCCCAGGAAACTTGAAATCCCTGAAAATCTTGTTCCAGAACAATCTGAGTCCAGTGTGAAATCAGGAAAGATAAGGAGAACATTGAGCTTACCTTGTAAGGTTAAGGAAGGCTCTGGTGACTTTGCCTCCAATGATGCATTGCATTCTAATTCTGGGCCATTTTATTTTTGCCCTTTACCATTAAAACCAAATATACAAACATCCATCAAAAGCCCTGTCCCATCACAAAGGATGTGCACTCGCTCTGGTAGAACACCTGTAAAAGACTCTTCTTCGCCTCTTAACTCTCAAGCAATTCTAGGTACTAGTCCTTCACCTATTAAAGGTCTGTCTTTGCCTACAGATAAATCATGTGTATCACAGTCCTCTGGTAGTCATAGATCAGGTATCAGCCTGAATCCTCAAGAGAGGGAGTCTCAAGGAAAAATTATTAAAGAGCAAAGTGAGACCAACCTGGAAAAAGCAGTGGAGACATCGTCTTCTGACTCTCAGCAGTTTGATTGCTCTGAATTTAGCACCACAGAGGACGAAAGCATTGATATATCTGAGGCTTCAGTGGTAAAGACACAGTTGACTGGTGGCATTAAGATGAACATTGCTTTCTCAAGGAAATCCTCTAGATCCTCTGAGGTTTTTACATTCAAGGGTAAACAAGCCACCCCAGCTGAAATGACGCCAAGTCGAAGCTACGGCTTCCGTCAAACTCCAGATCGGCGGCAAAGAGAGGCGGAAGCACGTCTTGGATACTCCTCAGGAACACCAAAGTTTTCCACCCCAAGAACAAGAAGAACTCCTGCTTGTGGAAATAAGTTTACCAATCCTCAACCCCTTACTTATGAAGTGGAGCTGGAGATGCAGGCCTCAGGTCTGCCTAAACTCAAGTTAAGAAGAACAGATTCTTTCAATGCAGGTGATGCTCCAAAGAGTGCAACCAAGGGCATGGCTTCACCTCTTGTGCTCCATAACATGTCAAACATTAAGGTACCACAGAGTGATAGCCCCCTTGTGCAGTGTTCTAGACATCGAGATCCTGGCTGCATATCTCCATCACTCTGCAATCATGGAACCCCTGCTAAAGGTACACCCAGGAAAGGTGTACAAACATTCATATGCCAATCAATCACTCCCACACGGTATCCTACAAATAACCTTTCCCCACTGGCCTCGGGTGAACTCACCCCCTTGACGCCATCTCCACAGAGCAGGGAACGGTCAACCCCAGAAAACCTCAATAGTTGGCCTCGTAAGAAAAGGGCACGGATCGAGACTTATGGGAACAAAGAGCAGGTCATCAAAGGAGTTCCTCTTTTTGAAAAGACTGGTATTTTGGATGACCCTGAGCTTGAGGGTGTTTTCAGTATGCAAGGGGTGGAAGAACTCAAGGAATCAGTGAGTGCCCCATTCAGTAAAAAGAAACTGAGTCTGAGATCAAGCCAGTTGGCAAGTCAGCAATCCTCACCAGAAGGCATGGACTGGACGGAGTCTGTTGTCCAAAAGTGTGATGTTAGAGACACTATGAAGTCTGAACAATTTGTGTGGCTGGGCGGAAAAGGTACAGTTGGCTAACGTGAAGCATGTGTGCAATTCATGGCATGTTCGCAGCTTTCAGCATTGCCTTATAACAAAACATGAGCAAATGCTTTTGTAAACATTATGGCTTGAATGTTCTTTTGCAGTGGACACCCCTCCAGGCCCTAAAGTAAAGAAACCTGTGTCGGCTAGTGGAATCTTCGCCCTCACGCAGTCACCTCTGTTATACAAAAAATCAACTGTAATCAATGAAGCAACGCAATGTGATGGTAAGACAATAAAGATCTACATGTTGAAGCTATGGACTTCAGTCAGAGTAGAGTAGATTATGCCTTATTTGACGAAAATTAGGCTGTGAGAGATGGGATAGTAAATTATCTTAATGTCTTGGGTAACGTTTACGTTTCAGGGTTTTTTGTCTACTGGAAATTTTTTGAATGGGATGTGCTTTGAGATGTAACGCCACACTGTTTTGATAGATTCATGCTATGGTCTGCAGTTTGTGTTGCTTATATGATGAACCTTTTCTTTCCGCAGACGATCCTGTTGTTTTCTTAAGTTGTTTATTTGCCTAATTCCATGTGTATTTAGAAATCCTTGTGGGAGCCTTGGTTAGTGCATGTGCTTCGACACATTTAGCCTTGGTGCTTATGACGACAAAAGTCAAAAACTGGCTTGTGACCTTTCtcagaatatttgttttttattattatttctatttgaAAATAATGATGAATGAGAATAATGTTGGTATTCTTTTTCACAACAGGATCAAAGTTGGAGCTGGATATCTCTCCTCTTTGCCAGCCAAGAAGGCGAAGGACACCAAGTAGGACATACAGCCGAAAGAAATTGCTAGACTAAGAAGTATCATCACGAAAAAGTACTTTTCTGTTGCCTTGTCCTGCTCtcttgtttttataaaatcacaCTTTTACTGTCAACTGTTTTGAATGTTATGCTATGTCTTTATATCAACTGTTTTTAGTTTGCTTtgtataataatgcattaaacaatattgtatattttgtactTTTCCTGtattttcaaatgttacatttacCATCAGGTGCAATGTAACACAGGAGTTTAACAGGTCTTATCTAAACATTGTGAAAATATGGTGGAAACATTTACTTTTGCCTTTTTTGCAATCTCAAAATAAGCTTTAATTgcatttgttttagtttgttagtttcagttctttatttatttgtgctcATTGCTCTatgaaattttgtttttatataatatgtTTTCTTAACAGTTTGGCAGCTGTCATGCAacaatgtgaaataaatgtaaatgttaaacagattattttaataaagaaactGTTATTCTTAAGATACTACATACTAATCCTTTTATGAattcatgtaaaaaaattaaataattattgaaataaacaaCCCACTCACTTGATAGCAGATAATGTTgggtaaaaatgttttgtaaagaaCTGAAGTCAGTTTCATTCTCAGAATACCTGCTTGTACTGCAGTTGAAAGCCAATAGCAAAACCATTGATGGAATTTGCTTCGGTTGTTGGTTGTAATATTGCATGTATTTGTGATCTGAAATTTCGCCACCTTAAGTTTGTTTATTCATGTTGCTGATAAAaagctattaaaggaatattccgggttcaatgcaagttaagctcaattgatggCATGTTGTTgctgtttaccacaaaaatgtattttgattcgtccctccttttcttttaaaaaaaaaaaaattcaaaatcaagATTACATTTTaggtacttacaatgaaagtgaatgtggccaatttttggagggtttaaaggcagaaatttgaaacttacattttataaaagcacttgctttaattcttctgttaaaactcattatttgagctgtaaagtttaaattgtcatttttacagcaattttaaggtttgttgacattacttccattgtatgtgcctcactgtaatccagacttttgcttttttaaagaaaaggaggggcaagtcgaaattaatttttgtggttgtcagcattatgccataaatgctgttgattgagcttaacttgcatggaacccagaatattcctttacatttgttttttttttttgctaatgttaaaggaaaagttcacccaaaaatgaaaattctctcatgatttactcaccctcctggcatctcCAATgtttttgactttcttctgttgaacacaaattaagattgttagaagaacatctcatctctgtaggtccatacaatgcaagtgaatgggtgccaaaattttgatgctccaaaatccacataaaagtaatccatatgattccagcggttaaatccatgtgttcagacatatgataggtgtgggtgagaaacagatcaatatgtaagtcatttttttatcataaattctgctCCCTGCCCATTTATGGGGCatcatgcatgaagaatgtgaatcaccaaaaacaaaaggacaaagtgaaagtggagattgactgagcagagaggatattttatagtaaaaatgtatttaaatactgatctgtttctcacccacacatatattTATTCAgaatatattgatttaaccaccagTTGTTTGGAGTACTGTtgccctttatgtggattttgaagcttaaaaattttggcacccattcacttgcattgtatggacctacagagcggagttattcttctaaagatcttcgtttgtgttcagcagatgaaagaaagtcatagtcatctgggatggcatgaggatgagtaaatgagaattttcatttttgggtgaactatccctttaatgacctCTTAAATTCATGACTTGCAGCTTGTCTTCAGGTAGGTATAAACTGCTGTTTAAGACTACCACATGATTTGAAACTTGTTGGCAAGATAAAGTGTGAATACCCAAGTGCTTGATCATGAAATCTTACAGGCCtgtgaaatccaaacacaagtacTCTTTTATAGAACTTATGGTATTTTGTATAGAGCTTCACTGTGGTGCTGCTAGCCTATCATTGCATCTAGTGTACTAGTAGAGCACCTCATAATATGCCTTTAAGTTAT
This genomic window from Myxocyprinus asiaticus isolate MX2 ecotype Aquarium Trade chromosome 48, UBuf_Myxa_2, whole genome shotgun sequence contains:
- the LOC127437756 gene encoding treslin-like isoform X2 yields the protein MAAQNVFFAIDVDYRPAENSSTTSAFQSHLKHWVLRILLRLGNKYGLEKVRWGYTCFHSRTVKSANLVTRVTDFKELHEKAFSDFEEELLVKFNLEEKSPRCREKSSTQHKLKPSPASCVQNALKEILLDFQWDRPDLTSPTKVTLRPRRSSRSGRNVPLQDDDIHFDKNILFVVSECPCSNRDLGDYLSLRRDDRRNQREIQEQVLPKGLIDMLIQRKVVLHWADSGILKGNSVVEDYAGMDTVAELLGQVGGRVVPMLSPCLPLRDQHPGVNPALAFGLDAFPIDSANGYIQSSQRLQRQAFPSLDGSLCWIAEGGDKQSCGVTLEPVSFRQRSLRAPVEVTLRGVLQDLDTLSLSRSASESWILQCPDAELVQVAFQQLRELSTGGSSMLAEVSEGGVVCSAVLSVLSSCTALVTVLQPLVTLGDEHLPASFISSETADISTDLPDVVSSVLNVMYDTMENEDCSEEVMLPLVPDWANQELKQGSCARRNGLVEGWFPLSDQSGISCHLMESMKLLNAAPEEEEHGEEYSDTQQELTSCLSELYQSSAAGSSGNQRSKKRGTQRTPVRQKMKTMSRSLQMLNFARLNVKAQKTQADSSSVGSARGADKGDKRCSGDRTKPGLMHFNSEEELLSHLGLAYQKAVDNRLVSVPSQVQDLVYLVKAFIKTNTDAEVSFLDLVEKHLLKTCQSIRQLYGDSSDVESKIRECQLQAVLRLELCRKPEQQEVEVVEQRVEDVADLFRIISRGKDAVYLSRFMQDEVLPVYLNSIPKVLADVYHSLGTQLPDALIAVLPPDYFSDESMAKDSVSVSPSPLSATQSHVSSVGDHLEELRIRSAKKRRQNMITRHKSMSEAPQVLRQIEMPRKSTRLTKPKLCVPVEKPAVEEPPPQKHTVQEVTKVRRNLFNQVTISPSKKSKMPRSQSVSAVEGLRKRKRSHVEDDVSEQHTLLTKKVTETPLHKQVSNRLLHRQRTGRRSGESDVCIIEESPVKPVADLRRSPRIKSLTRRHSSVFYSSSQPRSRNLDRALSSSQLCHSEGKGDPGHINCQEIAAARAGSARACECNFKAASETRKMLPQEAVYGGGFNVSSVRSPVRLLFGATQSPGRLRHPTASSSGDQGSKDLSLTSAVFESPNKTPQKLHSDAFGSAVGCRTPRSPRTPGRTAGENGMTLRGSPFRSPAAKNLVVETPKKSPLKGILKTPMKNLLDCASPNGAWLRSPNIKTPKKSVTWSPSPRKRVSNNPINLPESPLFARRYSPRLMKPSKSCNPDERTNVFKTPDKMSQRKSSASPETLPRKLEIPENLVPEQSESSVKSGKIRRTLSLPCKVKEGSGDFASNDALHSNSGPFYFCPLPLKPNIQTSIKSPVPSQRMCTRSGRTPVKDSSSPLNSQAILGTSPSPIKGLSLPTDKSCVSQSSGSHRSGISLNPQERESQGKIIKEQSETNLEKAVETSSSDSQQFDCSEFSTTEDESIDISEASVVKTQLTGGIKMNIAFSRKSSRSSEVFTFKGKQATPAEMTPSRSYGFRQTPDRRQREAEARLGYSSGTPKFSTPRTRRTPACGNKFTNPQPLTYEVELEMQASGLPKLKLRRTDSFNAGDAPKSATKGMASPLVLHNMSNIKVPQSDSPLVQCSRHRDPGCISPSLCNHGTPAKGTPRKGVQTFICQSITPTRYPTNNLSPLASGELTPLTPSPQSRERSTPENLNSWPRKKRARIETYGNKEQVIKGVPLFEKTGILDDPELEGVFSMQGVEELKESVSAPFSKKKLSLRSSQLASQQSSPEGMDWTESVVQKCDVRDTMKSEQFVWLGGKVDTPPGPKVKKPVSASGIFALTQSPLLYKKSTVINEATQCDGSKLELDISPLCQPRRRRTPSRTYSRKKLLD